The following coding sequences lie in one Cannabis sativa cultivar Pink pepper isolate KNU-18-1 chromosome 5, ASM2916894v1, whole genome shotgun sequence genomic window:
- the LOC115717370 gene encoding pentatricopeptide repeat-containing protein At1g55630 — MNSISLCGPRLVRRTCSYLISTSKLKSYLNLIRSFCNGNSDFGSGDSKCDSFEEPLKRMWSSSNFDFAMNEEPVETNVRRQFSLRQSFFELSRIDAERVLEVLKQDGPGFDSKLTLDELDIRVSGLLVRKVLTGILKSIDHSNKMRCAKLGFKFFIWSSQQENYRHTANSYHLLMKIFAECDEFKAMWRLVDEMIEKGFPTTGRTFNLLICTCGEAGLARKVVEKFIKSKTFNYRPFKHSYNAILHCLLVANQYKLMEWVYQQMLGDGHSPDIFTYNVLMSAKYRLGKLDQFHTLLDEMGRSGFSPDLHTYNILLHVLGKGDKPLAALNLLNHMKEVGFDPGVLHFTTLIDGFSRAGNLEACRYFFDEMVKNGCVPDVVSYTVMITGYVVAGELENAQKMFDEMITNGQLPNVFTYNSLIRGLCMAGKFKEACGMLKDMESRGCNPNFLVYSTLVSNLRNAGKLSEAHKVIKQMVEKGQYAHLLSKFKGYKRC; from the coding sequence ATGAATTCTATCTCTCTATGTGGTCCGAGGTTGGTTCGGAGAACTTGTTCTTATTTAATTTCAACAAGCAAACTTAagtcttatttaaatttaataagaagtTTTTGTAATGGGAACTCTGATTTCGGTAGTGGGGATAGTAAATGTGATAGCTTCGAGGAACCTTTGAAGAGAATGTGGAGTAGCTCAAATTTTGATTTTGCTATGAATGAGGAACCCGTTGAAACGAATGTTCGGAGGCAATTTTCCCTGAGGCAGAGCTTTTTTGAACTTTCAAGGATCGATGCTGAAAGAGTTCTTGAGGTTTTGAAACAAGATGGCCCTGGATTCGATTCGAAATTGACCTTGGATGAGCTTGACATTAGGGTTTCAGGGCTGCTTGTGAGGAAAGTACTTACTGGAATATTGAAATCAATTGATCATTCGAATAAAATGCGGTGTGCAAAACTCGggtttaagtttttcatatggTCTAGCCAGCAGGAGAATTACAGGCACACTGCAAACAGTTACCATTTACTGATGAAGATTTTTGCAGAGTGTGATGAATTTAAAGCAATGTGGAGGCTAGTCGACGAGATGATCGAAAAAGGCTTCCCTACTACAGGTCGAACCTTTAATCTTTTGATTTGTACTTGTGGAGAGGCTGGCTTGGCTAGGAAAGTTGTAGAAAAATTCATTAAGTCAAAGACATTTAACTATAGGCCTTTCAAGCATTCTTACAATGCAATTTTACATTGCCTTCTTGTGGCAAACCAATATAAGCTGATGGAGTGGGTCTATCAGCAGATGTTGGGCGACGGTCATTCTCCAGATATTTTCACTTACAATGTTCTAATGTCTGCAAAATATAGGTTGGGAAAGCTTGATCAGTTTCATACACTGCTTGATGAAATGGGTAGAAGTGGTTTCAGTCCAGATTTGCATACTTATAACATTCTTCTCCATGTACTTGGCAAAGGAGACAAACCACTTGCAGCTctaaatcttttgaatcatatgaAAGAAGTTGGTTTTGATCCGGGGGTTCTTCACTTCACCACCTTGATAGATGGATTCAGTAGGGCTGGGAACTTGGAAGCTTGCAGATATTTTTTCGATGAAATGGTGAAGAACGGGTGTGTGCCAGATGTTGTTAGTTATACTGTAATGATCACAGGGTATGTTGTGGCTGGGGAGCTTGAGAATGCTCAGAAAATGTTTGATGAGATGATCACAAATGGCCAACTTCCAAATGTATTCACCTACAATTCTTTAATTCGTGGACTGTGTATGGCTGGTAAATTTAAGGAGGCATGTGGGATGCTTAAGGATATGGAGTCCAGGGGTTGTAATCCAAATTTTCTTGTTTACAGTACCTTAGTGAGTAATTTGCGAAATGCTGGGAAGCTTTCTGAAGCTCACAAAGTTATAAaacagatggtggagaaggggCAATATGCTCATCTTCTCTCAAAGTTCAAGGGATACAAAAGATGTTAA
- the LOC115717303 gene encoding heavy metal-associated isoprenylated plant protein 39: protein MAQKVVLKVMTMTDDKTKQKAMEAAADIFGVDSIAADIKDQKLTVIGMMDTVAVVKKLKKVGKVDIISVGPAKEEKKEEKKEEKKEEKKEEKPAEKKEEKKEEKK, encoded by the exons ATGGCTCAG AAAGTGGTGTTGAAGGTCATGACCATGACTGATGATAAAACAAAGCAGAAAGCTATGGAAGCTGCAGCTGATATTTTTG GGGTTGATTCAATAGCAGCAGATATAAAGGATCAGAAGCTAACTGTAATAGGGATGATGGATACAGTGGCAGTAGTGAAAAAGTTGAAGAAAGTAGGGAAAGTTGACATAATATCAGTTGGACCAGCCaaggaagaaaagaaagaagaaaagaaagaggaaaagaaggaagaaaagaaagaggaaaaaccagcagaaaagaaagaggagaaaaaagaagagaaaaagtaa